Proteins encoded in a region of the Flavobacteriaceae bacterium HL-DH10 genome:
- a CDS encoding valine--tRNA ligase, with amino-acid sequence MQIPSKYDANQVESKWYNYWMKHNYFHSTPDEREPYTIVIPPPNVTGVLHMGHMLNNTIQDVLIRRARLQGKNACWVPGTDHASIATEAKVVAKLKEQGIDKNDLTRDEFLKHAWDWTHDYGGVILEQLKKLGCSCDWDRTKFTMDDDMSEAVIKVFVDLHNKGLIYRGYRMVNWDPEAKTTLSDEEVIYEEKQGLLYYLNYKIEGSDDTLTIATTRPETIFGDTAICINPNDERFEHLRGKKAIVPICNRVIPIIEDEYVDVEFGTGCLKVTPAHDENDKSLGDKHGLEVVDIFNEDASLNSFGMHYEGQDRFVARKEVAKELEETGVLVKTETHINKVGTSERTKAVIEPRLSDQWFLKMEELVKPAIKAVLGEDAEIKLFPKKFENTYRHWMENIRDWNISRQLLWGQQIPAYFYGDGKEDFVVAENIEDAVIKARVAANNQELTANSLRQDTDALDTWFSSWLWPMSVFDGIRNPENEDIKYYYPTNDLVTGPDILFFWVARMIIAGYEYKDEKPFNNVYLTGLVRDKQRRKMSKSLGNSPDALKLIEEYSADGVRVGLLLSSAAGNDLMFDEALCQQGKGFGNKIWNAFRLIQGWEIDDTIPQPETSKVGLEWYEAKFQKALVDIEDHFSKYRLSDALMAIYKLIMDDFSSWLLEIIKPAYQKPIDTITYKSVIEAFENNLKVLHPFMPFLSEDIWQYISERTPDEALIVAKWPEAKAINETLITEFEFASEVISGIRNIRKQKNIAFKDAIGFSLINNEKTNTTFNGVIAKLGNLESIEDTSEAIEGALTFRVKSNEYFIPMVGAIDVEAEIIKLTEELNYTEGFLKSVQKKLSNERFVAGAPEQVVASEKKKEADALAKIETLKTSLASLG; translated from the coding sequence ATGCAAATTCCATCAAAGTATGATGCAAATCAGGTAGAAAGTAAATGGTATAACTACTGGATGAAACATAATTATTTTCATTCCACACCAGATGAAAGAGAGCCATATACTATTGTTATACCACCACCAAATGTAACAGGAGTGTTGCATATGGGGCATATGCTTAATAATACGATTCAAGATGTATTAATTCGTCGTGCGCGTTTGCAAGGAAAAAATGCGTGTTGGGTACCAGGTACAGATCATGCATCTATTGCTACAGAAGCTAAAGTTGTTGCTAAGTTAAAAGAGCAGGGTATTGATAAAAACGATTTAACGCGCGATGAGTTTTTGAAACACGCTTGGGACTGGACACACGATTATGGTGGTGTAATTTTAGAGCAATTAAAAAAGCTAGGATGTTCATGTGATTGGGATAGAACCAAATTTACTATGGACGACGATATGTCTGAAGCTGTTATTAAGGTATTTGTAGATTTACATAACAAGGGGTTGATTTATCGTGGTTACCGTATGGTAAACTGGGATCCAGAGGCTAAAACAACCTTGTCTGATGAAGAAGTGATTTACGAAGAAAAGCAAGGTTTACTATATTATTTAAATTATAAGATTGAAGGTAGTGATGATACTCTAACGATTGCAACTACGCGTCCTGAAACCATTTTTGGTGATACTGCTATTTGTATCAATCCTAACGATGAGCGTTTTGAACACTTACGTGGAAAAAAAGCCATTGTGCCAATTTGTAATCGCGTGATTCCTATTATTGAAGATGAATATGTTGATGTTGAGTTTGGTACAGGTTGTTTAAAAGTTACGCCTGCACATGATGAAAATGATAAGAGTTTAGGTGATAAGCACGGTTTAGAAGTTGTTGATATTTTTAATGAAGATGCTAGTTTAAATAGCTTCGGAATGCATTACGAAGGTCAAGATCGTTTTGTGGCAAGAAAAGAAGTCGCTAAAGAATTAGAAGAAACAGGTGTTTTAGTTAAAACTGAAACACATATTAATAAAGTTGGAACTTCTGAAAGAACTAAAGCTGTTATTGAGCCACGTTTAAGCGATCAGTGGTTTTTAAAAATGGAAGAGTTAGTTAAGCCTGCTATTAAAGCGGTTTTAGGCGAAGATGCCGAAATTAAATTATTTCCAAAGAAGTTTGAAAATACCTATCGCCATTGGATGGAAAATATTCGTGATTGGAATATTTCGCGTCAACTCCTTTGGGGACAACAAATTCCTGCATACTTCTATGGCGATGGAAAAGAAGATTTTGTTGTTGCAGAAAATATTGAAGATGCTGTAATAAAAGCAAGAGTGGCGGCTAACAACCAAGAGTTAACAGCCAATAGCTTACGTCAGGATACTGATGCTCTAGATACTTGGTTTTCATCATGGTTATGGCCAATGAGTGTGTTTGATGGTATTCGTAATCCGGAAAACGAAGACATAAAATATTACTATCCAACAAACGATTTGGTTACAGGACCAGATATTCTTTTCTTTTGGGTAGCCCGTATGATTATTGCAGGTTACGAATATAAAGATGAAAAACCGTTTAATAACGTGTATTTAACAGGTTTGGTTCGCGATAAGCAACGTCGCAAAATGAGTAAAAGTTTAGGAAACTCTCCTGATGCATTAAAACTTATTGAAGAATATAGTGCCGATGGCGTTCGTGTTGGTTTATTATTAAGTTCTGCTGCTGGAAACGATTTAATGTTTGATGAGGCGCTTTGCCAACAAGGAAAAGGTTTTGGAAATAAAATCTGGAATGCTTTTAGATTGATTCAAGGATGGGAAATTGATGACACTATCCCACAACCAGAAACTTCAAAAGTAGGTTTAGAATGGTATGAAGCTAAGTTCCAAAAAGCCTTAGTAGACATTGAAGATCATTTTAGTAAATATAGATTGAGTGATGCTTTAATGGCTATTTACAAGTTAATCATGGACGATTTTTCATCATGGTTATTAGAAATTATTAAGCCAGCATATCAAAAACCAATTGATACTATAACGTATAAATCGGTAATTGAAGCTTTCGAGAATAATCTTAAAGTGTTACATCCGTTTATGCCCTTTTTATCTGAAGATATCTGGCAATATATTTCTGAAAGAACACCAGATGAAGCATTAATTGTTGCCAAATGGCCAGAAGCTAAAGCTATAAATGAAACCTTGATTACTGAATTTGAATTTGCTTCGGAAGTTATTTCAGGCATTAGAAACATTCGTAAACAAAAGAATATTGCGTTTAAAGATGCTATTGGTTTTTCGTTAATAAACAATGAAAAAACGAATACCACTTTCAATGGTGTTATTGCTAAATTAGGAAACCTTGAAAGTATAGAAGATACTTCGGAAGCTATTGAAGGCGCTTTAACTTTTAGAGTAAAATCTAACGAGTATTTTATTCCTATGGTTGGCGCTATTGATGTGGAGGCTGAAATTATAAAATTAACGGAAGAGTTAAACTATACTGAAGGTTTTTTAAAATCGGTACAAAAAAAATTATCTAACGAACGTTTCGTGGCTGGAGCTCCTGAGCAAGTAGTTGCTTCTGAAAAGAAAAAAGAAGCAGATGCTTTAGCCAAGATTGAAACTTTGAAAACTAGTTTAGCTAGTTTAGGGTAG
- a CDS encoding DUF1573 domain-containing protein, with protein sequence MKHLITILFIGLISFSLNAQEKVAKIEFKSDTIDYGTIEKGSDGKRVFEFTNTGKAPLIISKVTSSCGCTIPKWSKEPILPGKTGEIQVKYDTNRVNPIRKTITVISNADTPTVALKIKGLVVDSTSTSIIEKKNKSIVQQ encoded by the coding sequence ATGAAACATTTAATTACAATTTTATTTATTGGCTTAATAAGCTTTTCTCTTAATGCGCAGGAGAAAGTCGCCAAAATTGAATTTAAATCTGATACTATTGATTACGGAACTATAGAAAAAGGCTCTGATGGCAAACGTGTTTTTGAATTTACGAACACAGGTAAAGCACCTTTAATTATATCTAAAGTTACATCTAGCTGTGGTTGCACGATTCCTAAGTGGTCTAAAGAACCCATATTACCAGGCAAAACTGGAGAAATTCAAGTTAAATATGACACTAATAGAGTAAACCCTATAAGAAAGACTATTACAGTAATAAGCAATGCAGATACCCCTACGGTAGCATTAAAAATTAAAGGTTTAGTCGTTGATTCTACTAGTACAAGTATTATAGAAAAGAAGAATAAAAGTATTGTTCAACAATAA
- a CDS encoding aspartyl protease family protein, which yields MKNFFTFMCLVFCLNNLSFSQGKFIIQNKKQSDKISFKLINNLIVVPVEINGVSLSFLLDTGVTKPLIFNFLNVSDTLRLYNTEKIFIRGLGEGDTVEALKSKDNVFKIGDAIKLNQDLYAINDSNLSFAPRLGIPIHGIIGYDLFKDFVVEINYSKSFIRIVNPEKYKYKTCKKCEKLNLEFYRNKPYINARIKVDNNKIPIKLLIDSGGSDALWLFEDNSLGIKSRDKYFHDFLGHGLSGSVYGKRSKIESFYLKSFELKNVNVAYPDSSYTLHARKVKSRNGSLSGDILKRFNLIIDYKKSTITFKKNSNFKNKFSYNKSGIELAHDGVRLVKEIDNKINSSMTNSAEPSNSTKIVIDTQYKISLKPAYTIVELRNNSPAQKAGLKIGDIILSVNEKQAFNYSLQQLMHFFYAEAGKTIKLKVDRNGVFLTFKFQLEDVFN from the coding sequence ATGAAAAATTTTTTCACTTTCATGTGTTTGGTTTTTTGTTTGAATAATCTGAGTTTTTCACAAGGTAAATTTATAATTCAAAATAAAAAACAATCCGATAAAATTAGTTTCAAACTAATTAATAATTTAATCGTTGTTCCCGTAGAAATTAATGGGGTTTCTTTGTCTTTTTTGTTAGATACGGGTGTTACAAAGCCTCTGATTTTTAATTTTTTGAATGTGTCAGATACTTTAAGATTATACAATACAGAGAAAATATTTATAAGAGGTTTGGGAGAAGGAGATACTGTAGAAGCATTAAAATCTAAGGATAATGTTTTCAAAATAGGAGATGCCATAAAATTAAATCAGGATTTATATGCTATAAATGATTCAAATTTGAGTTTTGCTCCTAGATTAGGTATTCCAATACACGGTATTATTGGTTACGATTTATTTAAAGATTTTGTGGTAGAAATAAATTATTCTAAAAGTTTTATAAGGATTGTAAATCCTGAAAAATATAAGTACAAGACGTGTAAAAAGTGTGAGAAACTTAATTTAGAATTTTATAGAAATAAGCCTTATATAAATGCGAGAATTAAAGTTGATAATAATAAAATTCCCATTAAATTATTAATAGATTCTGGTGGTAGTGACGCGTTATGGTTGTTTGAAGATAATTCTTTAGGAATTAAATCTCGTGATAAATATTTTCATGATTTTTTAGGACATGGTTTAAGTGGGAGTGTTTATGGCAAGCGCTCAAAAATAGAATCTTTTTATTTGAAAAGTTTCGAATTGAAAAATGTAAATGTAGCTTATCCAGATTCAAGTTATACTTTGCATGCAAGAAAAGTAAAAAGTCGTAATGGAAGTTTGTCTGGCGATATATTAAAACGATTTAATCTAATAATTGATTATAAAAAATCTACTATAACATTTAAAAAAAACAGCAATTTCAAAAATAAGTTTAGTTATAATAAAAGCGGTATAGAGTTAGCTCATGATGGCGTAAGGTTAGTAAAAGAAATAGATAATAAAATAAATTCGAGTATGACAAATAGTGCTGAACCTTCAAATAGCACAAAAATTGTTATTGATACTCAATATAAAATTTCTTTAAAACCAGCCTATACTATTGTAGAGTTAAGAAATAATTCGCCAGCACAAAAAGCAGGTTTGAAAATTGGTGATATTATATTAAGTGTTAACGAGAAACAAGCTTTTAATTATTCATTACAACAATTAATGCATTTTTTTTATGCAGAAGCAGGTAAAACCATAAAGTTAAAAGTAGATAGAAATGGCGTTTTTTTAACTTTTAAATTTCAATTAGAAGATGTGTTTAACTAA
- a CDS encoding pyridoxal phosphate-dependent aminotransferase — MPTISKKGHLMPESPIRKLVPYAEQAVKEGKSIYHLNIGQPDIKTPEIALEAVKNNDVEILSYSRSQGSETYRIKLTAYYKKHNINVSHEDIIVTVGASEALLFLFSSIIDPGDEVIISEPFYANYIAFSTATGVNVVPAICNIDDNFALPSIETFEKLITPKTRAILICNPGNPTGYLYSEEEIKQLGAIAKKHDLFLIADEVYREFVYDGNKHFSVMELEDLEEHTIIIDSVSKRYSMCGARIGCLVSKNKIVMQTVLKYAQARLSPPTYAQIASEAALDTPQSYFDDVIIEYVERRDTLITELQKIEGIKIAKPKGAFYCMVELPIKNSDNFAQWLLEDFDVDGETVMVAPAGGFYSTPGIGLNQIRIAYVLNKESLIKAVNILKEALKVYKD; from the coding sequence ATGCCAACTATATCAAAAAAAGGGCACTTAATGCCTGAATCTCCTATACGAAAACTAGTACCTTATGCAGAACAAGCTGTAAAAGAGGGCAAGTCTATTTATCATTTAAATATTGGACAACCCGATATTAAAACCCCTGAAATTGCTTTAGAAGCCGTAAAAAATAATGATGTAGAAATACTTTCATATTCAAGATCTCAAGGGTCTGAAACCTACAGAATAAAGCTTACTGCTTACTACAAAAAACACAACATTAATGTTTCTCATGAAGATATCATTGTTACTGTAGGTGCTAGTGAAGCCCTTTTGTTTTTATTTAGTAGCATTATAGATCCAGGTGACGAAGTTATTATCTCTGAACCTTTTTATGCTAATTATATAGCATTTTCAACAGCTACAGGAGTTAATGTAGTTCCTGCAATATGTAATATTGATGATAATTTTGCATTACCATCTATTGAAACATTTGAAAAATTGATTACACCAAAAACCAGAGCTATACTAATTTGTAACCCTGGAAACCCAACAGGGTATTTATATTCTGAAGAAGAGATTAAGCAACTAGGTGCTATTGCGAAAAAGCATGACTTATTTTTAATTGCAGATGAAGTATACCGTGAATTCGTTTATGATGGTAACAAACATTTTTCTGTAATGGAATTAGAAGATTTAGAAGAACATACCATTATAATAGATTCTGTTTCTAAACGTTACAGCATGTGTGGTGCAAGAATTGGATGTCTTGTATCAAAAAACAAAATTGTTATGCAAACCGTTTTAAAGTATGCTCAAGCACGTTTAAGTCCGCCTACATATGCTCAAATTGCTAGTGAAGCTGCATTAGACACCCCTCAAAGTTATTTTGATGATGTAATAATTGAATATGTTGAAAGACGTGACACTTTAATTACAGAATTACAAAAAATTGAAGGTATAAAAATTGCTAAACCAAAAGGTGCATTTTATTGCATGGTAGAATTACCAATAAAAAATTCTGATAATTTTGCACAATGGCTTTTAGAGGACTTTGATGTTGATGGTGAAACTGTTATGGTTGCTCCTGCTGGTGGATTTTATTCAACACCTGGCATTGGTTTAAACCAAATACGCATTGCTTACGTACTTAACAAAGAAAGCTTAATTAAAGCCGTAAACATTTTAAAAGAAGCCCTTAAAGTTTATAAAGACTAG
- the murB gene encoding UDP-N-acetylmuramate dehydrogenase codes for MHIKQNISLKPYNTFGIDATADYFVSVSSIDHLKKVLTLKDYPNKLILGGGSNMLLTKNQEALVIHLNIKGISIVSENEDFVIIKANAGENWHDFILWCLKYDFGGLENMSLIPGNVGTAPIQNIGAYGVELKDHFVSCEALSLKTGKIESFNNADCNFGYRNSIFKQEAKGQYIITSVTFKLTKRHHKLNINYGAIASQLEVTGIKTPTIQDVSKAVIAIRESKLPNPKDIGNSGSFFKNPVISKSQFNILAKNFKDIPSYPISDNEVKVPAGWLIEKAGFKGKRFGDYGVHNKQALVLVNYGHAKGEDILNLSKLIQKTVKRLFNISIEAEVNIL; via the coding sequence GTGCACATAAAACAAAACATATCATTAAAACCATATAACACCTTTGGTATTGATGCTACAGCAGATTATTTTGTTTCAGTTTCTAGTATAGATCATTTAAAAAAAGTTTTAACCCTTAAAGACTATCCTAACAAACTTATTTTAGGTGGAGGTAGCAATATGCTACTAACCAAAAATCAAGAAGCTTTGGTTATTCACCTAAATATAAAAGGCATTTCTATTGTTTCTGAAAATGAAGATTTCGTCATAATTAAAGCCAATGCAGGCGAAAATTGGCATGATTTTATTTTATGGTGTTTAAAGTATGATTTTGGTGGACTTGAAAATATGTCTTTAATTCCTGGAAACGTAGGAACAGCTCCAATTCAAAATATTGGTGCTTATGGCGTAGAGTTAAAAGACCATTTTGTTTCATGTGAAGCCTTATCATTAAAAACTGGCAAAATAGAATCTTTTAATAACGCTGATTGTAATTTTGGCTATAGAAATTCAATCTTTAAACAAGAAGCCAAAGGGCAATATATTATAACTAGTGTCACCTTTAAGCTTACAAAACGCCATCACAAATTAAATATTAATTATGGAGCTATTGCTTCTCAACTTGAAGTTACAGGAATAAAAACACCTACAATTCAAGATGTTTCAAAAGCAGTAATAGCCATACGAGAAAGTAAACTACCCAACCCTAAAGACATTGGCAATAGTGGAAGTTTCTTTAAAAATCCAGTAATTTCAAAATCACAATTTAATATTTTAGCTAAAAATTTTAAAGACATACCTAGTTACCCAATTTCTGATAACGAAGTAAAAGTTCCTGCAGGTTGGCTTATTGAAAAAGCAGGATTTAAAGGCAAGCGTTTTGGAGACTATGGCGTGCATAATAAACAAGCTTTAGTCCTTGTAAACTATGGGCATGCCAAAGGTGAAGATATTTTAAATCTTTCAAAATTAATACAAAAAACTGTTAAACGTCTATTTAATATATCTATTGAAGCCGAAGTAAATATCTTATAA
- a CDS encoding RNA polymerase sigma factor, whose translation MISAIEKEIVYLLERGDKKAITLLYENYADSLFGVIKKIITDDEIAQDVLQESFVKIWRYAKKYDASKAKLFTWLYRIAYNTAIDKTRSLKNKSGKEIQIETSNVYKITSNALNEDVLDIKKHLGSLDEKYQIVINALFFEGMTQQEASDELDIPLGTIKSRLKIGLRELKKIYNP comes from the coding sequence TTGATTTCAGCTATAGAAAAAGAAATAGTTTATTTATTAGAACGTGGTGATAAAAAAGCCATAACACTATTGTATGAAAACTACGCCGACTCATTATTTGGTGTTATAAAAAAAATAATAACGGACGATGAGATTGCACAAGATGTTCTTCAAGAAAGTTTTGTAAAAATATGGCGCTATGCTAAAAAATATGATGCTAGTAAAGCAAAACTATTTACCTGGCTTTATAGGATTGCATACAATACTGCAATAGACAAAACAAGGTCTTTAAAAAACAAAAGCGGTAAAGAAATCCAAATAGAAACTTCAAACGTATATAAAATAACATCGAACGCTTTAAACGAAGATGTTTTAGACATAAAAAAACATTTAGGTAGCCTAGATGAAAAATATCAAATAGTAATTAATGCACTCTTTTTTGAGGGTATGACACAACAGGAAGCCAGTGATGAATTAGATATTCCATTGGGAACCATAAAATCGAGATTAAAAATTGGATTACGTGAATTAAAAAAAATTTATAATCCTTAA
- a CDS encoding anti-sigma factor: MNEKIYNFLNSGLLEKYLLGETTSAETEMVESYISKYPEVQNSYNTLQYNLEIVAKSNAVEAPKSILNNILDELDESPVLNLNTSYKYKKWYKFAVAASVAALIFAGTAYSFYTQNQKLSTENQVVVDEIFDLRSDIEMNNKKLDNIMQQFKELNDPNTYKYIMQGNNRAKNLKTVAYINPKEKTSMIDVVSLPQLPEEQCYQIWAELQGKMVSLGILSETDRQLKAIPYTENALALNITIEPKGGNSTASLDHTVAEIDLQ, encoded by the coding sequence ATGAATGAGAAAATATATAATTTTTTAAATTCTGGCCTATTAGAAAAATATCTACTAGGTGAAACTACTTCTGCCGAAACAGAAATGGTTGAGTCTTATATTTCAAAATACCCAGAAGTACAGAATTCATACAACACATTACAATACAACTTAGAAATAGTTGCAAAGAGTAATGCTGTTGAAGCTCCTAAAAGCATTTTAAATAATATTTTAGATGAACTTGATGAGTCGCCAGTTTTAAATTTAAACACATCATATAAATATAAAAAATGGTATAAATTTGCTGTAGCTGCAAGTGTAGCTGCCTTAATTTTTGCTGGCACTGCTTACTCATTTTATACACAAAATCAAAAACTATCTACTGAAAACCAAGTGGTTGTAGATGAAATTTTTGATTTAAGAAGTGACATTGAAATGAATAACAAAAAGTTAGACAACATTATGCAACAATTTAAAGAGCTTAATGACCCTAACACGTACAAGTATATTATGCAAGGTAATAATCGTGCAAAAAACTTAAAAACGGTTGCCTATATAAATCCTAAAGAAAAAACATCTATGATTGATGTGGTTTCTTTACCGCAACTACCCGAAGAACAATGTTACCAAATTTGGGCAGAGTTACAAGGTAAAATGGTTAGTTTAGGTATTTTAAGTGAAACAGATAGACAGCTAAAAGCAATCCCTTATACCGAAAACGCATTAGCTTTAAATATTACAATAGAACCTAAAGGAGGAAATTCTACTGCCTCACTAGACCATACTGTAGCTGAAATAGATTTACAATAG
- the aqpZ gene encoding aquaporin Z, with amino-acid sequence MKKLFAEFFGTFWLVFGGCGSAVFAAGYPELGIGFVGVALAFGLTVLTMAFAVGHISGGHFNPAVSLGLWAGGKFEAKDLLGYIVAQLIGAVTAAGALYLIVSNKADFTTIGGFAANGYGELSPDGYSVTAALIAEFLLTMFFLLIILGSTNARAPKGFAPIAIGLGLTLIHLISIPITNTSVNPARSTSQALFAGVEFISQLWLFWLAPIAGAIVAGFIHKTLFDKE; translated from the coding sequence ATGAAAAAATTATTTGCAGAATTTTTCGGAACCTTTTGGCTTGTTTTTGGAGGCTGTGGTAGTGCTGTTTTTGCAGCAGGTTATCCTGAGTTAGGTATTGGATTTGTTGGGGTGGCTTTGGCTTTTGGTCTAACTGTTTTAACTATGGCTTTTGCTGTGGGTCATATTTCTGGAGGTCATTTTAATCCAGCAGTATCTTTAGGACTTTGGGCAGGAGGTAAGTTTGAAGCTAAAGATTTATTGGGTTATATTGTTGCTCAGTTAATAGGAGCTGTAACAGCTGCTGGAGCTTTGTATTTAATAGTGTCTAATAAAGCTGATTTTACCACTATTGGTGGTTTTGCGGCTAATGGTTATGGTGAATTGTCACCAGATGGCTATTCTGTAACAGCAGCACTAATTGCTGAATTTTTATTAACCATGTTTTTCCTATTAATTATATTAGGTAGTACAAATGCAAGAGCTCCTAAAGGATTTGCTCCTATAGCTATTGGTTTAGGTTTAACTTTGATTCATTTAATTAGTATTCCTATAACTAATACCTCTGTTAATCCAGCACGTTCTACAAGTCAAGCTTTGTTTGCAGGTGTAGAATTTATTTCACAGCTTTGGTTATTTTGGTTGGCGCCTATAGCTGGTGCTATTGTAGCAGGGTTTATTCATAAAACTTTATTTGATAAAGAATAA
- a CDS encoding membrane or secreted protein encodes MKLLLITIVLLAIGIAGIAIKIWAKKDGKFAGTCASQNPMLNKDGEACGFCGKTPDQFSDCNEPQHS; translated from the coding sequence ATGAAACTTCTTTTAATTACAATCGTTTTATTAGCTATAGGAATTGCAGGTATTGCTATCAAAATTTGGGCAAAAAAAGACGGCAAATTTGCAGGTACTTGCGCTAGCCAAAACCCTATGCTAAACAAAGATGGAGAAGCTTGTGGTTTTTGCGGAAAAACACCAGATCAATTTAGTGATTGTAATGAACCTCAACACTCATAA
- a CDS encoding glycosyltransferase translates to MSILDFIFYSFIVVVFIQALFYFIFFGRFAFLKQNKSTLQNIPVSVIICAKNEAENLKNFLPSIISQDYSNFEIVLINDASSDHTLEIMKHFAEQNTNIKIVDVKNIEAFWGNKKYALTLGIKASKNEFLLFTDADCKPVSKDWIKEMSSHFNNDKTIVLGYGAYSKIKNSFLNKLIRFETLVTAVQYFSFAKTGIPYMGVGRNLAYTKKTFFNANGFINHIKVRSGDDDLFINQVANKKNTAITFSKASFTESIPKTSFKKWIKQKRRHVSTAKHYKFKHKIILTLFYSSNFLFWILSILLFTLTYNWQYVLGLFLCRLIFQYVIIGFSSKKLNETDLLIWLPFLEIFLIIMQLTIFINNLISKPNFWK, encoded by the coding sequence ATGAGTATACTTGATTTTATTTTCTACAGCTTCATTGTTGTAGTTTTTATTCAAGCCTTATTTTATTTTATTTTCTTCGGGAGATTTGCATTTCTTAAACAAAACAAAAGCACTTTACAAAACATACCTGTTTCAGTTATTATTTGTGCTAAAAACGAAGCTGAAAATCTAAAAAACTTTTTACCCTCTATAATTTCTCAAGATTATTCAAATTTTGAAATTGTTTTAATCAATGATGCCTCAAGTGACCATACACTTGAAATTATGAAACACTTCGCTGAACAAAACACCAACATTAAAATTGTTGATGTTAAAAATATTGAAGCGTTTTGGGGAAATAAAAAATATGCTTTAACACTAGGTATAAAGGCTTCTAAAAACGAATTTCTTTTATTTACTGATGCCGATTGCAAGCCTGTTTCTAAAGATTGGATTAAAGAAATGAGTTCGCATTTTAATAATGACAAAACTATTGTTTTAGGATACGGAGCTTATTCAAAAATTAAAAATTCATTCTTAAATAAACTCATTCGGTTTGAAACCTTAGTAACTGCTGTTCAATATTTTTCTTTTGCAAAAACGGGTATACCTTATATGGGCGTTGGACGAAATTTAGCGTACACAAAAAAAACTTTTTTCAATGCTAACGGCTTTATAAACCATATAAAAGTTCGCTCGGGTGATGATGATTTATTTATAAACCAAGTCGCTAATAAAAAGAATACAGCTATTACTTTTTCAAAAGCAAGCTTTACAGAATCTATACCTAAGACCTCTTTTAAAAAATGGATTAAACAAAAAAGGCGTCATGTTTCTACAGCAAAACATTACAAATTTAAACACAAAATAATATTAACTTTATTTTATAGTTCTAATTTTTTATTTTGGATTCTATCTATACTTCTTTTTACATTAACTTATAACTGGCAATATGTTTTAGGGTTGTTTTTATGCAGACTTATATTTCAATATGTAATTATTGGCTTTTCTTCAAAAAAGCTAAATGAAACCGATCTTTTAATTTGGCTTCCGTTTTTAGAAATTTTTCTAATTATAATGCAATTAACTATCTTTATAAACAATCTAATATCAAAACCTAATTTTTGGAAATAG
- a CDS encoding sigma-70 family RNA polymerase sigma factor, with protein MEIEEAIKRAKANDQKAFNFLLDTYWDAVYGFQLKRIQNENDAEDITIQTFSRAFDRIETFDDKYKFKTWLITISKNIHIDLMRKEKHSISQIISNDDKSVYQILDESPSPEDELITEQHLAKLLRDIKKLKPHYQEVINLRYFQELSYKEISFQLKEPMNNVKVKLLRAKKLLAEIIQKN; from the coding sequence TTGGAAATAGAAGAAGCTATTAAACGCGCTAAAGCGAACGACCAAAAAGCATTTAATTTCTTATTAGATACTTATTGGGATGCCGTTTACGGATTTCAATTAAAGCGCATTCAAAATGAAAATGATGCGGAAGATATAACCATTCAAACCTTTTCTAGAGCATTTGATAGAATTGAAACTTTTGATGATAAATACAAGTTTAAAACATGGTTAATCACGATTTCAAAAAACATTCATATCGATTTAATGAGAAAAGAAAAACATTCTATTTCTCAAATTATTTCTAATGATGACAAATCGGTTTATCAAATTTTGGATGAATCTCCATCTCCTGAAGATGAATTAATAACCGAACAGCATTTAGCAAAATTGCTCCGTGATATTAAAAAGTTAAAACCGCACTATCAGGAAGTTATAAACCTTCGTTATTTTCAAGAATTAAGTTATAAAGAAATTTCTTTTCAACTTAAAGAACCCATGAATAATGTAAAAGTAAAACTGTTACGTGCAAAAAAATTGTTAGCAGAAATTATTCAGAAAAACTAA